A stretch of Myxococcus virescens DNA encodes these proteins:
- a CDS encoding transposase translates to MVRELVPDAFWQRVAPLLPAPKPKKKSGRPRADDRAALEAIVFVLRSGIPWEMLPRKQFGLSGMTAWRRLEEWTRAGVWEELQRRLLDE, encoded by the coding sequence ATGGTCCGAGAGCTCGTCCCCGACGCATTTTGGCAGCGTGTGGCCCCGCTGCTGCCAGCACCGAAGCCAAAGAAGAAGTCCGGACGTCCTCGTGCAGATGACCGCGCGGCCCTGGAGGCCATCGTCTTCGTGCTTCGCAGCGGAATCCCTTGGGAGATGCTGCCTCGCAAGCAATTCGGCCTCTCCGGGATGACTGCCTGGCGCCGGCTGGAGGAGTGGACGCGAGCGGGCGTGTGGGAGGAACTGCAGCGCCGACTCCTGGACGAG